The following proteins are encoded in a genomic region of Mycolicibacterium confluentis:
- a CDS encoding acyl carrier protein: protein MIDSTGILELIEFLESHFGIEVSESETVPQNLDTIANLTQFVTAKKTVEELSA, encoded by the coding sequence GTGATCGACTCGACTGGGATCCTGGAGCTCATCGAGTTCCTGGAGTCGCATTTCGGCATCGAAGTGTCTGAGTCGGAGACAGTGCCGCAGAACCTCGACACCATCGCCAATCTCACACAGTTCGTCACCGCCAAGAAGACGGTCGAAGAACTCAGTGCCTGA